DNA sequence from the Streptomyces sp. MST-110588 genome:
CCAGCCCCGCGCGGCTGCGCGTCCTAGCCCAGGACCCTGCCGCGCGCGTCGACCATGCCGAGCACCCCGCCGCTCAGACCGCCGGTCGCCAGATTGAGTGCTCCGCCGAGCGCACGGTCCAGCGCCGCCATGGCAGGAGGGTCCGCACCCAGAAGCACCAGCGCGTCCCCGAACGACAACAGCCTGCGCGGCATCCCCAGCACCCCTCCCCTGCGGCGCCCACTCCCGGTTCGTGGCTCTCCGGTTCGTGGCTCTCCCGCTCCCGGCCCGCTCCCGGCTTCGCGGCGCCGGGCCAGCCTGGCACGGAAAGCACACCGGTGAACCTCTGCCCGGAAACTTCGCCGGTGCCCGGGAATCTTCGGCGGGCCGTGTTCGTTACCGCACACAAGCAACCGTCCCGCTGCTGGGAGGCGAAGGTGTACGGCGAACCTGCGACGATTCGCAAGATCCTCACGGACCTCGGTGACACCTGGGCCGTCGTGGGACTCTCCCCGAACCGGCAGCGCGCCGCTTACGCAGTGGCCGGAGTCCTCCAGCGGCACGGCAAACGCATCGTCCCCGTCCACCCGTCGGCCGAGACGGTGCACGGCGAGAAGGGGTACGCATCCGTGTCGGAGATACCTTTTCCCGTCGACGTGGTCGATGTGTTCGTCAACAGCGACCTCGCCGGGGCGATCGCCGACGAGGCGGTGGACATCGGCGCGAAAGCGGTCTGGTTCCAGCTCGGCGTGATCGACGAG
Encoded proteins:
- a CDS encoding CoA-binding protein yields the protein MYGEPATIRKILTDLGDTWAVVGLSPNRQRAAYAVAGVLQRHGKRIVPVHPSAETVHGEKGYASVSEIPFPVDVVDVFVNSDLAGAIADEAVDIGAKAVWFQLGVIDEDAYARTRAAGLDMVMDRCPAIEIDSLG